A genomic region of Alligator mississippiensis isolate rAllMis1 chromosome 6, rAllMis1, whole genome shotgun sequence contains the following coding sequences:
- the TMEM200B gene encoding transmembrane protein 200B, translating to MTAGSAEAAGAMKSQDTLENKPPGPAPPSRRHGRRRRRKPPPELTVKAQLRMRSPSGAFVIVGISVVLVGMTIAVVGYWPHRSTSVAGSGASSGNSSSTGSIRREVKAPAHSHHLSSTEKLKLIGPVIMGIGLFIFICANTMLYENRDMETRLLMQKGLYAMTLGLPQVASPEERYFQRRTSLPILKANAECVEGCYEVDLSSSGFQSCSSPGNKWADCYGPNKLQTTAQLLHHKGHSPAISLLSIHSGSGNSMEGNLNLSFAYGAESVISSAVNTLPLPVIKLNNCLSKKQAVARGAGEEGEGSPAEAPAEVLRHLWTPLPSDSSVSPKNDLQSSHVVVNMDIGPPPVPPSEELLPPKCTKKEVTSDVQLHNPGHSKSLDLGRPGVLLVAPIKDRKNRSWPRLDQISLVGYAKLESTGESSDRLLEQTEQQSRDEPRPSSWQVGTELGTEV from the coding sequence ATGACGGCGGGGAGTGCTGAAGCCGCGGGAGCCATGAAGAGCCAGGACACTCTGGAGAACAAGCCGCCgggacctgcccctccttcccGGCGGCATGGCCGCAGGAGGCGGCGCAAACCTCCGCCGGAGCTGACTGTGAAGGCGCAGCTGCGGATGCGCTCACCCTCAGGGGCCTTTGTGATTGTGGGCATCTCCGTGGTCCTGGTTGGCATGACAATTGCTGTTGTGGGTTACTGGCCTCACCGGAGCACATCTGTAGCAGGATCTGGGGCCAGCTCAGGGAACTCCAGCAGCACGGGGAGCATCAGGAGGGAAGTGAAGGCACCTGCCCACTCGCACCACCTCTCCTCTACTGAGAAGCTGAAGCTCATCGGCCCTGTCATCATGGGCATTGGCCTGTTCATTTTCATCTGCGCCAACACCATGCTGTACGAGAACAGGGACATGGAGACCCGCCTGCTGATGCAGAAGGGCCTCTATGCCATGACCCTGGGCCTCCCCCAGGTGGCAAGCCCAGAGGAGAGGTACTTCCAGCGGAGGACTAGCCTGCCCATCCTCAAGGCCAACGCGGAGTGCGTGGAGGGCTGCTACGAGGTGGATCTCTCCTCTAGCGGGTTCCAGTCCTGTTCCAGCCCTGGGAACAAATGGGCCGACTGCTATGGACCTAACAAGCTCCAGACGACGGCCCAGCTGCTCCATCACAAGGGCCATTCGCCTGCCATCTCCCTCCTGAGCATCCACTCGGGTTCGGGCAACTCCATGGAAGGGAACCTCAATCTTTCCTTTGCTTATGGGGCTGAGTCGGTAATTTCCTCAGCTGTCAACACGCTGCCGCTTCCCGTCATCAAGCTAAACAACTGCCTCTCGAAGAAACAGGCTGTGGctcggggggcaggggaggaaggggagggcagtCCAGCTGAGGCACCTGCTGAGGTGCTGAGGCACTTGTGGACACCCTTGCCTAGTGACAGCAGTGTGTCCCCCAAAAATGATCTCCAGAGCAGCCACGTGGTGGTCAATATGGACATTGGGCCTCCCCCTGTCCCACCCagtgaggagctcctgccccCCAAATGCACTAAGAAAGAGGTCACTTCAGACGTACAGCTCCATAACCCCGGTCACTCCAAGTCCCTGGACCTTGGCAGGCCTGGAGTGCTGCTCGTGGCGCCAATCAAAGACCGGAAGAACAGGAGTTGGCCTCGACTTGACCAGATCAGCCTTGTAGGCTATGCCAAACTGGAAAGCACAGGCGAGTCCTCAGATCGGTTGTTGGAGcaaacagagcagcagagcagggatgaGCCCAGGCCAAGCTCTTGGCAGGTGGGCACAGAGCTGGGTACTGAAGTGTGA